GCAGCGGTGGCACCGCAAAAGACGGCTTGATCGAACTTCAGGGCGATCAGGTGGAGCTCGCGCTGGAACTGCTCAACAAAGAGGGATACCGTCCCAAGCGCGCTGGGGGCTGAAGCTGACCGAGGCTCAAAGAGATGCAAGTTGAGGGACAATGGCGGCCCCAGACCGCCGGATCCCAATGACCGCTTCGTCCAGCCACGGCCAGCTGACCAACCAGGGTGCTTCCACCAACATCGCCTGGCATCAGGCATCGGTTGATCGAGCAGCCCGCGCTGAACAACGGGGACACCGAAGCGCCATTCTCTGGTTCACAGGCCTGAGCGGTGCGGGCAAAAGCACGCTTGCCAACGCGGTCAATCAGGCCCTGTTCGAGCGAGGACTGAGCACCTATGTGCTCGACGGAGACAACATCCGCCATGGCCTCTGCAAGGACCTGGGATTTTCCGATGCCGACCGTGAGGAGAACATCCGCCGCATTGGTGAGGTCTCCAAACTGTTTTTGGATTCCGGTGCCATCGTTTTGACGGCATTCGTCTCGCCATTCCGTGCTGACCGCGACAAAGCGCGCAACTTGGTGAGCGACGGAGATTTCA
This genomic window from Synechococcus sp. MIT S9220 contains:
- the cysC gene encoding adenylyl-sulfate kinase encodes the protein MTASSSHGQLTNQGASTNIAWHQASVDRAARAEQRGHRSAILWFTGLSGAGKSTLANAVNQALFERGLSTYVLDGDNIRHGLCKDLGFSDADREENIRRIGEVSKLFLDSGAIVLTAFVSPFRADRDKARNLVSDGDFIEIFCAADLNVCEQRDTKGLYAKARAGDIKEFTGISSPYEAPDTPELCVDTGAADLAHCVDQVVNELISRNIIPAQR